AAGGTGATAAAACAATCTATGACCTAGGGGACGGAGTGTACGGTACTCCAGGAGAACAGGGTGAGTATGTAAGTCAGCAGTTTTATCGTCTGAGTGATTTGAAGAAGGAAGCTATAACTTACCAATTGGATTACACTCGCGAGGAAAAACGATTAAATAAACAATGGAATTTCGATCTTGTGCTGAATAAAACTCAAATGTTAACAGGAACTTTCAAACGAAATATCGATATACCCCTTAATTATGGCGTGAAGGGTGCAGTTCTTAAGGAAATGGTGGTCACACCAACCCAAGTCAATATTAAGGTAAGCCACAAGGATAAATACTTACGTCTTCCATATGCGAAATATGCTCTTGATGTAAATGGTACGCTACTTGATGGAGGTGTATGGTTCGATAGTAGTGATGAGGGTACGCAACCGAATGAAACGTCATTCCGCTTTGAATTACCTTCTGAGGTACGAATTACGGAGGATACCCCTGTAACATGGGTACAGAGGTATGAGGTTATTACACATTCTGGTGGGACAGATCCAATCCAGTTGCAGGATATTAAAGAAGAGAAAAAATCCACAGTGACTAAAGTGGACGGATACGCTGTGAAATGGACGTATTATACAAAGGACGGTAATCTTTATGTGGAAAGTGAAAGTTCAGATCGGAACTTCGGAGGAGTTAATCAGACTTATAGATTAGTAGAGGGAAAGAGGAATTATGGTAAGCCATTGACTGCTAATTTCTCGGGAGATGGTAAGAACAAATCCATTGATATATATAAGGACTTTGAGGGAATCGATGCTGAGGTATATATTTGGAAGTATGATATTGAAGATCCAAATAAGGTAGAGAAGATAGAAATTTTGCCGAGATTGAAATAAATATAATGAATAGTTAAACCATATTATGGGCATTTATTCTTAACTTATGAGCTGAAGAAGGCTTAACAAGTTAAGAATGAATAGTCCATGTTTTTTTGAAATATGGTTCAGGTAAAGGTTGTTGTTGATATTTCTATAATAAAGGGACTCTAATGAGAGTCTCTTATTATTTATAATTTGCTATATAACTATTTAGTGAAATATTATTGTTAGCACTCCTTTTTCGGACAAGCAACAGTTATATTAACTCTGGTATATACTTACAATAAAGTAAGTCATATCTGGCATGGGTCTGCGGTACTAACTGAACCATATTTCTATGAGAAACGGTTACCGTCCTTTTAAAGACCGCGAAGTCATTTCTATTTGTAGATGAAACATTTAACCAATAGGAACGTTATATAAGAAAGGGTTAAAAAGGGGGATTTTTCCTTATGTTTAAAAATAGAAGTAATTATACCAATCAAGAACCATTGTATATTAATCCAACAGCTTCTAAATTACCATGGATTTATAGCAGACGTGCACTGATCATTTCAGTTGTTCTTTTTATACTTATCATAACACTTAGCTTTCGATTTCCAGGTTCTTCATCCATTATTGAACGTATTTTTGCAGCAATAGGTCTGCCAGTGACTTCTCAAAGTTACGGTAGTGGCCTTCATTATGCGAACCTAGTCGTTCTTGCTCTATTCATCGTTTTGTTGTTTACGGCTAATTATGCACTTCAACGTGGGCGGACATGGATTGTCATTATTTTATTAATTACATTAGGCACTGTACCCAACTGGCTTACAACGAATTATCAGCGTTACTTGGCATCGGGCATATATGCTGTAGAAGTGGATCAGAATGAATCTAGATGTTTTTATACGATTGACCAAGGGGAATTTACAGGTCATTGTCAATTAACGCTTATTAACAATAATAACTCGACCGTTGAAGTCCAGCCTCTGCTCGAGATTCCGAGGCATCGTACAACATCGAAGAACACTCTACCTGATATTAAGTTGAAGCCAGTAACGCTGCAGGCAGGAGAAACAAAGGTATATAGGACAGAATCTGGGCATGCTTTGATCGAGAATTACATTGATCAGGGCCCCGAGGAAGGTTGGCTTGAGGTTAAGCTAAGCAATGGCAAGTATGATCGGAGATTGAAAACAAAAGTGTATTAAATAGCAAGAAAGAGGGGCCATATTTTTATAGGGAAAATTAAATGTATTAACGAAACAGTTCCCCTATCCGTAGAAGGTTATGCTAATATAAATCCATGGTTCAAGATGTTACATGGGAACAGGGGATCATAGGATATTTTACATGATGAATAGAAGGGTGATACCGTGCAAACGTTAAATGACGTCATTTTTGACATGGATGTATATGATGAGTTGGGTTGGGAGCTAGAGAATGTTAAAATAATGAAACTTAACGGATTAGAGGTCTCACGTAAATTTCTGAATTTTGTTCTGCAAAAGGGTGATCGTGTGGAGATCGAAACGGTGAATGGGAAAGTCTATATGGAGGAAGTTAACTAAGGTATGAAAGAGTATACTTAATCTAATAGAAGAGCGATTTTTGAAAAAAAACGGTAGGCCAAGGTTTGATTATCCTTTGCCTACCGTTTTAATGTTATGATCCAAGGCTGATTTCTTAAACGTAATTTGGATTATTACCGTTTAAATTGCTCCTGCGGCCACAAGTCCCAAGGATATTGGTTGGGTGGAGATGAGATGAGCTTAACCTCTTCTTTGGTGACAGGATGAGAGAACCCTACGAATACAGACCATAGAGCAATTTGCTGGCCTATTTTGTTTACGGCGCTACCGTATTTCTGATCGCCATATAGTGGGCAGCCAATATGACTGAACTGAACTCTAATTTGATGTGATCTGCCTGTCAGCAGTTCAACTTCAATGAGACTTAAGCGGTCTGTCGTCCCTAATACTTTATAATCTAGAATCGCATCTTTACCACCAGCGGTCCCCTTAGGGACAACAGTTACGGTGTTGGTGCTTCCATCTTTTAGCAAAGTATCGGTTAACCTTCCCTGATTGGATGGTAATTTCCCATGTACTACAGCGACATACACTTTGCGAAAATGATGACTACGAACTGCCTCTGATAAGCGGGAAGCGGCTTTGGAAGTTTTGGCAAAGATCATAGCACCACCAACAGGGCGATCGAGTCTATGCACTAATCCCATGTATACATTACCCGGCTTGTTGTATCTGTCTTTAATATCCTGTTTGAGAATACTGAGCATATCTGGATCACCAGAAGAATCTTCTTGAGTCGGTACGTTGACAGGCTTGACCACGCCAAGTAGGTGATTATCTTCATACAGAATAGAAATTCCTGATTCAGCTGTTTCTCCATTATTCATAATCTTTAAGCCTCCCAGCGGCCCAATATACCGCAAGGTAAAGTGAGTTTAGAAGTGGTGATGGGTAACCCAATCTCACCGGATGAGATTTTACCACCGTACTTACGTGATACTGTCATGGATAGCATATTATTCAGCACAGTAGGGGAAATACCCGTTGTATATGAATTAATAAGCATAAAGAGCGGTTTATCAGACATAATTTCCATACAGCTCTCCAAGAAAGGATACAAGCTTGTCTCCAGCTTCCACATTTCTCCACCAGGTCCACGACCATAGGAAGGAGGGTCCATAATTATAGCATCGTATTTATTACCACGGCGTTGCTCACGTTGTACGAACTTAAATACATCGTCAGTTATAAAACGTACAGGCTTATTTGTAAGACCAGAAAGCTGCAAATTGTCTTTCGCCCACTGTACCATACCTTTTGCCGCATCGACATGCACGACTTCTGCGCCTGCATAAGCAGCAGCTACAGTGGCACCGCCTGTGTATGCGAATAGGTTCAATACTTTAATGGGACGTCCAGCATCGGCAATTTTATCCATCATCCAACGCCAGTTGATAGCTTGTTCTGGAAACAGTCCTGTGTGTTTAAAGTTGGTAGGACGTATATGGAATTTTAACTTATCATAAGAGATACTCCAACGTTCTGGAATGGGCTTCTTCATATCCCATTGACCGCCACCGGCAGCGCTACGGGTATAATGTCCATGAATCTTACGCCAAGTATCTGTCTCGTTCTCCAGCGGCCAAATAATTTGTGGATCAGGTCTGCGAAGGATAACGTCGCCCCATCTTTCCAGCTTATCTCCATCTCCTGTATCAATTAACTCATAATCTTGCCAATCTTGTGCTACATACATATCAACAATCCATCCTTCTTATACAGTCTAATTTCGTTTAGCTTATATTGTACATCATTTGCCAGGGTTAATGCATCCTATACAGGCACAGAAGGCTCAAACAATTAAATTTCTCTAATGAATTTAGATATTAATGCGTTATAAATGACTGAAGGAAAATTCAATTATGTTACTAATGAAATCGTTAGAATGTAACAAGTTAACCCTCACTTCTACTATTGTAGTGTTAGTAAGGGTTCTGTACATCATATGGAGTCAAGGTTGGTCAACCCGTATATAAATAGTAATCTTGCTTCTCTTGAATGATAAAGCCACACGACTCATATAAATGGAGAGCATTCGGATTATGTACAGCAACTTCCAGCCAAAGTGAATTGTCATCACTTCTTTGCCGCTCAATCACTTGACGTAGTGCTCTGCGACCAATACCTTGACCGCGAACTGTCGCATCTACGGTAAAAGCATTAATCCATGTGATTGAGTCTATCGGAGATACCCTGATTTTACCTACAGTGAGGCTATTAAACTCAATCATAAAGTCATTCTGGATACTATCTTCTGTCAATGGAAGGTACAGATCTTGCGTATCTTCAAGACTCATGTTAAATCCGTCTAGATCGAGTCTTATGAGTTGTGGAACATCTTGTAAAGTAGCCTTTCTAATAGAGACCTGTACATCTTGAGAAATGCTTTCGTCCGGAAGAAGGGGATTATCCATGCCAACTTGTTCATCCCATTTCATCTGGTATTCAGAGTTTTCATATTTGCACGGGATACTCTTTAAGAACATCTCCCCCGATAATGAATTTGCAGGTGTATTTAGTAATAGTAAAGAGTATCCATCAAGCTGAATTTGGTGTATCGCTTGTGTCCAAAGGGAAGTGAATATCCCTTGGCGGCGATAATTTTGGTGAACCATACCACAGATTTCAACTTGGCTGCCCCATCTGTATACTCCTAAAAATCCGATGAGCATGTTGTCGTGGTTATAATGTAAATAATCCTGCTTTTCATCAGCATTTCGATGACTTAACATCTCCCAGTTCAACTTTAGAGATAACCCATCCGCTTGTTCACAATGTTGCTGTAAAGATTGAATTTGTTGAAGCTGTTGTTCATTAAGCAACCCTATTCCTCCTTAAATTAGTGCCTCTCCCATGAGAAGCAGATTATTGAATTGATGTTGAGTGATCAAATTGTACTATTTCATAGTCGTAAAATCCAGATTGATTTAGATAAATACCAATACATAATCATGTCGAGTGGAGCATATAGATGTTATGGGGAACGTCCGTGACGCTGGGAGAGGGAAACCGTCCGATAGAGCCATCCTTAGATTGATGGAGGCGGACGGATATGACGATTGAACAGCTTATTTCACTGCTCGTACTTATTGTTATGATTATTGAGTTAGCCGTAAGAAAAGGAAAATCGTAAGACAGAAGCACTAGAACAAAGTCGATGACAGCCCATATCACTTCAATTCACTATTGATTTTTAATATGTGAATTGAAGTGATTTTGGTTTTGAGTTTCTATGGAGCTGGAATAGGATGTCATCAGTTGAAGAGGGGACACGGGTGCAGGTATATCTGAGAAATCTAGAAATCTAGAAATTTAAACGAAACTTAAACAAAAGCCATCTTTCTTCTTAACCCTGGGTAGTTATGATAAGTATCGAGGTGATCAGATTGAGTGAATTTATTATAACTACCCACGATTTGTCTAAACGTTACGGATCAAGAAAGGTAGTTGAGAAAGTTAATTTAGAGATTAATAAGGGAGATATTTATGGTTTCTTAGGGCCAAACGGAGCAGGGAAAACGACGACTATTCGGATGTTGCTTGGTCTAATTAAGCCTTCAAGTGGTTCTGTACATATGTTTGAGAAGAATCTTAAACAGGAAAAAATGGCCATTCTTCGTAAAGTAGGCTCACTGGTGGAATACCCTTCGTATTATGGTCATTTAACAGCTTATGAGAATCTTGAAGTTATCAGGCGCATATTGGAGGTTCCTAAATCACGAATTGATGAAGTTCTATCTATCGTTCGGCTTACTAAAGATGCAAGAAGATCTGTTAAAGGTTATTCACTTGGCATGAAACAGCGACTCGGAATAGCAGCTGCTTTGCTTGGGCAGCCAGAGCTGCTTATTCTGGATGAGCCGACCAATGGACTTGATCCTTCAGGAATATTAGAGATTCGGGAACTTATTAAGAAAATGCCACAGGAGGAGGGGATCACGGTGCTTGTATCAAGTCACTTACTGAGTGAAGTCGAGCAGATGGCGAACCGAGTCGGAATTATTCAAGAGGGGAATATGTTATTTCAAAATTCGATAGAAGTCCTTCGTCAACGTGCCAAAAGCAAAATCCGCATGGTCGTGACAGAACCTGAGATTGCATTACGTACTGTAGCGGCAGTCGGTTGTTATGCGAAGTTAAAAGAGTCCGCTCTAATATTTGAAGGTATTTCAGATGAGAAAATAGCAAGAACGATTGAAGCACTCGTTAACAATCAGCATGATATATATAGAGTAGAAGAGATCACAACCTCCTTAGAGGACATTTTCTTAGAACTGATCGGGGAGGGGCAGAGCTTATGATGGCGCAAGTTCTGGCTTCAGATTTTTCAAAGATTCGTAGAACGGCCATTTGGTTCCTCGTTTTCTTGGGGCCTGTGGGGGTGATTGCATTGCAGGCTGTTAATTTTGGGCTACGGTATGATTATTTAACGGACTTGTATGCTGCTGACTTATGGGCTGGCGTATTAATGAATGTACAGTTTTTAGTGACGCCGACCATCATCCTTGGTATTACAATCATTACGTCAATGATCGCGAGTATAGAGCATCAAATGAATTCATGGAAGCAGCTATTGGCACTACCTATTACAAAATCCAGTGTTTTTACAGCTAAATTTGCGTTAAGTGTTATTTTATTATTAATATCTTGCACTTTACTTGCTCTGGGAACTGCTGGACTTGGAGTGGCGTTGAAATGTGGCTCGGATATTCCGGTTCTTGAGCTAATTAAACAAAGTTTTTATCCATTGTTTACATTTTTACCTGTATTAGCGTTACAACTGTGGTTAGCAATTACGCTGCGAAATCAAGCTATTCCACTTACGATTGGAATCATAGGTACGATTCTCTCTTTGTATGCGTTCAGTTTATCTCAATGGATCGTTTCCAAATGGCCCTTACTTGTGAATGAGACTAATGTACGAGAGTACTCTGTACTTGCAGGTATTGTTGTGGGCTTATGTATTTTTAGTATGGGATTATTTGATTTCTTAAGACGGGATGTGAATTAGCATGAAAACCTTGATTAATATATTGGGTTCTGAGTGGTTAAAGGTGCGTAAATCCAATATATGGTTGCTCGTTTTCGTTAGTCCCATTCTGTCATCGCTATTAGGATTTTTTACGATTAAAGAAGAAGGATATGATTATAATTGGATCATGTTACTTTCTACGATGGTACTTTTACATGCGTTGTTATTTTTGCCACTGTTGACAGGGGTGTTTGGGGCTTTTGTATGTCGTTATGAGCATGGGAATGGAGGGTGGAAACAGCTGCTTGCACTGCCAATGCCACGTACAACGCTTTATATGGCTAAGTTCATTATCGTGGTGATCTTACTGGCGGTGACCCAAATTCTATTTATGACTGGAGTGCTTAGCGTTGGTTGTATAAGTGGGATCAAAGAATCCATCCCGTGGAGCGTGATCGTGCGTAGTATTTATGGGGGCTGGATTGCAGCGTTACCTCTAGCAGCACTTCAATTATTGGTTTCAGTTGCTTGGTCAAGCTTTGCGGCACCACTTGCACTCAATGTCATTCTAACACTTCCGAACATGTTAGTTGTTAATTCAGAGAAATTCGGGCCTTTTTATCCGTGGGCGCAGCCCGTACTTTCTATGATTCCAAAGTCACAAGAAAGCTTGGGCGCATATCATGTATCTTTTGACACATTGCTTTACGTCATTCTAGGAAGCTTTATTATCTTCTTAAGTTCAGGGTTGGTTTATTTCCAAAGAAAAGAAATATAAGAAATTAAGGCAGGAGAAGTCTGTGAGAAAAATATGTAAAGTATTAAAGAATATATTTGTTACGTTCATTGCTATTATTTTATTTGTATCAGTATCTGTTTTTATTTACCATAATTATCAATTAAGCAAGGAATCAGCATTAATTAATAGTGAAGGAACATTAGTTGATTTTAATAACAAAAAAAATTAATGTATATAATGAAGGTAACGGTGAGGGTAGGTATGTATTTATGTCTGGCTCTGGGATAGCTGCTCCTGTTTATGAAATGAAAGGACTATATAGCAAGTTTTCAAAAGAAAATAAGGTTGCTGTAATTGAAAGAGCAGGATATGGATACAGTGATGTTTTTAACGATAACAGAGATATTGATAAGATATTAGAACAAACTAGAGAAGCGCTTATTCAAAGTGGGAATAAACCACCATATATATTAGTTCCACACTCATTATCAGGGTTAGAAGCTATTTACTGGGCACAAAAATACCCAAATGAAGTGAAGGCAATCATTGCTTTAGATATTGGTTTACCTCAAGAGTATGTGACTTATAAAATGGACTTAATTGATTCATTAACAATAAGAGGAATGAGTATTTTAACTAAAATTGGTTTTCATCGACTAGTTCCTTCTGCTACTTATGATCCTGAAGTGATTAAGCAATCCTTTTTAACTAAGCATGAAAAAGAAATTTTTAAAGCAATATCGTATAAACAGGTTTTTAATGATGATATGGAGCAAGAGAAGTTACAGAATTATGATAATGCTAAAAAATCAGTTGATCTATCAATACCCAAAGAAACACCAATCTTATTTCTGTCTGCGTATACTGATCAAAATGAAAACTCGGAATTTACAAAAGAAAAAAATATAAAATATGAGAAGTTTTCAGAACAATTATTAATATCAGAAGTGAAAAAAGTTAAAGGGAAGCATTCTATTTATTTATATGCTCCTGATGAGATATATAATCTTGCCATGAATTTTATTAATGAAAAAGTTGAAAATAAATAGTTGGGTACTTTCAACCATAGAGGATACAGGTGTTTTATTGTATAGTTTTTCACTTCAAGAACAGATTTTGCTGTTGAGCATATAAAAACAATCAAAAAATGCTTGATAAAGATTATCATTCTTGGTAGAATATAAAAAGAAAGAAGAAACCAGTTGAGGTTTCTCCTGTTTTACAGCCATTATTTTGTTTCAAAAGTTTTACAGTCCGTTTCAGCAGAAGTGTGAGCTTCTTTTACATTGTTACTAACAATATAAATGGATGTTGCACTGCATCTGTTTTCATTAGCCCAGTGACGGCATGAATTAACTTCGCATAGTACATCTTTTGCCATTATATTTCACCTCCTTTGAGAGTGTGACACAAATAATGTATCTGCTAATACAAGTTGGAGCTTGTATCGGTAGATGGTTTCCCCTTATAAATAAGGGGTTATTTGTATTTTGTTCAGATGAACATATCTAGCTTAACTTAATTGTTCTTTTTTTGCAATATTTGAGCTATCGTTGTCCATATATGACTTTGACGAACATATGCTGAGAATCATTTCATATTATCGATTAAGTGAATTGATTGTTACTAATCGGTTACGTTTTTGTTCTCCGTCTATGAAAAGTATCTAGTATGATTATTGATATAGTTAAGGTGTTCATTTTATTTTATATAGAGAAGGAGGCTCGAGCTTCAAGATTGATAGACAAAATACACAATTCAAGGAGTCTTAAGTAAATGTTATCATACAAAAAAATGTCGGTTCTTATTCTATTT
The nucleotide sequence above comes from Paenibacillus sp. IHBB 10380. Encoded proteins:
- a CDS encoding DUF4179 domain-containing protein; translated protein: MENVEKILSYHLNEDKELRYPDFDAMWGNIQNDRYHSEGDAVRATQLRTRFKFRKAVITTSVAVLILATPVYAALHVEWSEILSGRSGVQSALKQGLGQVLEKSVTHDGVILTLHTAIVDDNRTVILYSLDLGDDPSKLWQFSNMTLQDEKGVVIEGRYSSQKWDEQNKRFTGYFETEWTPDGEEARVQFTASNLQFLSNVERDILFNPLDDSVQTFDIKQDGIEKVSVQSFVQDKNTAMISSSVTYNQSEVKAWAYPWIEVKKGDKTIYDLGDGVYGTPGEQGEYVSQQFYRLSDLKKEAITYQLDYTREEKRLNKQWNFDLVLNKTQMLTGTFKRNIDIPLNYGVKGAVLKEMVVTPTQVNIKVSHKDKYLRLPYAKYALDVNGTLLDGGVWFDSSDEGTQPNETSFRFELPSEVRITEDTPVTWVQRYEVITHSGGTDPIQLQDIKEEKKSTVTKVDGYAVKWTYYTKDGNLYVESESSDRNFGGVNQTYRLVEGKRNYGKPLTANFSGDGKNKSIDIYKDFEGIDAEVYIWKYDIEDPNKVEKIEILPRLK
- a CDS encoding RluA family pseudouridine synthase, whose amino-acid sequence is MNNGETAESGISILYEDNHLLGVVKPVNVPTQEDSSGDPDMLSILKQDIKDRYNKPGNVYMGLVHRLDRPVGGAMIFAKTSKAASRLSEAVRSHHFRKVYVAVVHGKLPSNQGRLTDTLLKDGSTNTVTVVPKGTAGGKDAILDYKVLGTTDRLSLIEVELLTGRSHQIRVQFSHIGCPLYGDQKYGSAVNKIGQQIALWSVFVGFSHPVTKEEVKLISSPPNQYPWDLWPQEQFKR
- a CDS encoding class I SAM-dependent methyltransferase, with the protein product MYVAQDWQDYELIDTGDGDKLERWGDVILRRPDPQIIWPLENETDTWRKIHGHYTRSAAGGGQWDMKKPIPERWSISYDKLKFHIRPTNFKHTGLFPEQAINWRWMMDKIADAGRPIKVLNLFAYTGGATVAAAYAGAEVVHVDAAKGMVQWAKDNLQLSGLTNKPVRFITDDVFKFVQREQRRGNKYDAIIMDPPSYGRGPGGEMWKLETSLYPFLESCMEIMSDKPLFMLINSYTTGISPTVLNNMLSMTVSRKYGGKISSGEIGLPITTSKLTLPCGILGRWEA
- a CDS encoding GNAT family N-acetyltransferase, which translates into the protein MLNEQQLQQIQSLQQHCEQADGLSLKLNWEMLSHRNADEKQDYLHYNHDNMLIGFLGVYRWGSQVEICGMVHQNYRRQGIFTSLWTQAIHQIQLDGYSLLLLNTPANSLSGEMFLKSIPCKYENSEYQMKWDEQVGMDNPLLPDESISQDVQVSIRKATLQDVPQLIRLDLDGFNMSLEDTQDLYLPLTEDSIQNDFMIEFNSLTVGKIRVSPIDSITWINAFTVDATVRGQGIGRRALRQVIERQRSDDNSLWLEVAVHNPNALHLYESCGFIIQEKQDYYLYTG
- a CDS encoding ABC transporter ATP-binding protein, with amino-acid sequence MSEFIITTHDLSKRYGSRKVVEKVNLEINKGDIYGFLGPNGAGKTTTIRMLLGLIKPSSGSVHMFEKNLKQEKMAILRKVGSLVEYPSYYGHLTAYENLEVIRRILEVPKSRIDEVLSIVRLTKDARRSVKGYSLGMKQRLGIAAALLGQPELLILDEPTNGLDPSGILEIRELIKKMPQEEGITVLVSSHLLSEVEQMANRVGIIQEGNMLFQNSIEVLRQRAKSKIRMVVTEPEIALRTVAAVGCYAKLKESALIFEGISDEKIARTIEALVNNQHDIYRVEEITTSLEDIFLELIGEGQSL
- a CDS encoding ABC transporter permease — protein: MMAQVLASDFSKIRRTAIWFLVFLGPVGVIALQAVNFGLRYDYLTDLYAADLWAGVLMNVQFLVTPTIILGITIITSMIASIEHQMNSWKQLLALPITKSSVFTAKFALSVILLLISCTLLALGTAGLGVALKCGSDIPVLELIKQSFYPLFTFLPVLALQLWLAITLRNQAIPLTIGIIGTILSLYAFSLSQWIVSKWPLLVNETNVREYSVLAGIVVGLCIFSMGLFDFLRRDVN
- a CDS encoding ABC transporter permease → MKTLINILGSEWLKVRKSNIWLLVFVSPILSSLLGFFTIKEEGYDYNWIMLLSTMVLLHALLFLPLLTGVFGAFVCRYEHGNGGWKQLLALPMPRTTLYMAKFIIVVILLAVTQILFMTGVLSVGCISGIKESIPWSVIVRSIYGGWIAALPLAALQLLVSVAWSSFAAPLALNVILTLPNMLVVNSEKFGPFYPWAQPVLSMIPKSQESLGAYHVSFDTLLYVILGSFIIFLSSGLVYFQRKEI
- a CDS encoding DUF1540 domain-containing protein codes for the protein MAKDVLCEVNSCRHWANENRCSATSIYIVSNNVKEAHTSAETDCKTFETK